One genomic segment of Streptomyces sp. NBC_00239 includes these proteins:
- a CDS encoding peroxidase family protein yields the protein MTETAADTSGAQEVKATVVPAQTAPAPAARPAPAAPPYAPPGLLERLGSAAFERVNRTRDWHELPGPLGLLNLRVLRDDLRRKNLHDTFGAGGERPRRAPAALLPYRSYDGSGYDPYDDDMGRVGTRLDRNAPLHLAFPGSEDELMTPSPREISRQLLARRGFVPAPTLNLLAAAWIQFENHGWANHGDNEEAEPFTVPLAADDDWAELGGSCPMRINRTRPDPVAHTGADTPPTYENTVTHWWDGSQIYGSDEARCRALRTGENGRLTVLDGRLPTDPRPGKECLDWTGMNSDYWTGLSLLHTLFAKEHNAICDHLRSHYPTWDDERLFHTARLVNTALMAKIHTVEWTPGILDTPVLHKAMNANWYGVLPRWVTRKYGRIGAGEMLSGILGSPTDHHAAPFSMTEEFVSAYRLHPLIPDELAVRDHKAGALRATIGFDEMQGATTRTAVDTYGTSDLLYSFGVAHPGALVLHNHPDGLRNLARLTGEHIDLGTVDILRDRERGIPRYNAYRRMLRKRPVTSFEELTGGHPSDTPLLKDLYEGRLDRVDTLVGNLAEPRPAGFGFSDSLFRIFILMASRRLKSDRFFTTDYRPEVYTAEGLRWVDRNTMVSVLLRHHPELAGALDGVTNAFAPWRTL from the coding sequence ATGACCGAAACCGCCGCAGACACCTCCGGAGCGCAGGAGGTCAAGGCCACCGTCGTCCCCGCACAGACCGCGCCCGCGCCCGCCGCCCGGCCCGCCCCCGCCGCGCCCCCGTACGCACCGCCCGGTCTGCTCGAACGCCTCGGCTCGGCCGCCTTCGAGCGCGTCAACCGCACCCGCGACTGGCACGAACTGCCAGGCCCCCTCGGCCTGCTCAACCTCCGGGTGCTCCGCGACGACCTGCGCCGCAAGAACCTGCACGACACGTTCGGCGCCGGTGGCGAACGCCCCCGCCGGGCCCCCGCAGCCCTCCTGCCGTACCGCTCCTACGACGGCTCCGGCTACGACCCGTACGACGACGACATGGGCCGCGTCGGCACCCGCCTCGACCGCAACGCCCCGCTCCACCTCGCCTTCCCCGGCTCCGAGGACGAGCTGATGACGCCGAGCCCGCGGGAGATCAGCCGGCAGCTGCTGGCCCGCCGCGGCTTCGTCCCCGCGCCCACCCTCAACCTGCTGGCCGCCGCGTGGATCCAGTTCGAGAACCACGGCTGGGCCAACCACGGCGACAACGAGGAAGCGGAACCCTTCACCGTCCCCCTCGCCGCCGACGACGACTGGGCCGAGCTGGGCGGCAGCTGCCCGATGCGCATCAACCGGACCCGCCCCGACCCGGTCGCCCACACCGGCGCGGACACCCCGCCCACGTACGAGAACACCGTCACCCACTGGTGGGACGGCTCCCAGATCTACGGCTCCGACGAGGCCCGCTGCCGCGCGCTGCGCACCGGCGAGAACGGCCGCCTCACCGTCCTGGACGGCCGGCTGCCCACCGACCCGCGGCCGGGCAAGGAGTGCCTGGACTGGACCGGCATGAACAGCGACTACTGGACCGGGCTGTCCCTGCTCCACACGCTGTTCGCCAAGGAACACAACGCGATCTGCGACCACCTGCGCTCGCACTACCCCACCTGGGACGACGAGCGGCTCTTCCACACCGCGCGGCTCGTCAACACCGCCCTCATGGCGAAGATCCACACCGTAGAGTGGACTCCCGGCATCCTCGACACGCCCGTGCTCCACAAGGCGATGAACGCGAACTGGTACGGGGTGCTGCCCCGCTGGGTCACCCGCAAGTACGGCCGGATCGGCGCGGGCGAGATGCTCAGCGGCATCCTCGGCTCGCCGACCGACCACCACGCCGCGCCGTTCTCCATGACCGAGGAGTTCGTCTCCGCGTACCGCCTGCACCCCCTGATCCCCGACGAGCTCGCCGTCCGCGACCACAAGGCCGGCGCGCTGCGCGCCACCATCGGCTTCGACGAGATGCAGGGCGCCACCACCCGCACCGCCGTCGACACCTACGGCACCAGCGACCTCCTCTACTCCTTCGGCGTCGCCCACCCCGGCGCGCTGGTCCTGCACAACCACCCCGACGGCCTGCGCAACCTGGCCCGCCTCACCGGCGAGCACATCGACCTCGGCACCGTCGACATCCTGCGCGACCGCGAACGCGGCATCCCGCGGTACAACGCGTACCGCCGCATGCTCCGCAAGCGCCCCGTCACCTCCTTCGAGGAACTCACCGGAGGCCACCCCTCCGACACCCCGCTCCTCAAGGATCTCTATGAGGGCCGTCTGGACCGGGTAGACACCCTCGTCGGAAATCTCGCCGAACCGCGCCCCGCCGGATTCGGGTTCAGCGACTCGCTCTTCCGGATCTTCATCCTGATGGCCAGCCGCCGCCTCAAGAGCGACCGGTTCTTCACCACCGACTACCGTCCCGAGGTCTACACGGCTGAGGGCCTGCGCTGGGTGGACCGCAACACGATGGTGTCCGTGCTGCTGCGCCACCACCCCGAACTGGCCGGCGCCCTCGACGGAGTGACCAACGCCTTCGCCCCCTGGAGGACCCTGTGA
- the dapC gene encoding succinyldiaminopimelate transaminase, whose protein sequence is MAAVSSRLPVFPWDKLEPYKATAAAHADGLVDLSVGTPVDPVPELIRQALVAAADSPGYPTVWGTAALRDAIAGWAGRRLGAASVGHANILPVVGSKELVAWLPTQLGLGAGDKVAYPRLAYPTYEVGARLCGAEPVVYDDPTELDPAGVKLLWLNSPSNPTGRVLPKEDLVRIVAWAREHGILIFSDECYLELGWEAEPVSVLHPDVCGGSYEGLVAVHSLSKRSNLAGYRAAFVLGDSAVLGELLQIRKHGGMMTPAPVQAATAVALGDDAHVEVQRARYAARRDALRAALEAHGFRIEHSEASLYLWATRDEPCWDTVAHLAGLGILVAPGDFYGEAGARFVRVAFTATDERVAAAVKRLG, encoded by the coding sequence GTGGCCGCAGTATCGTCCCGCCTTCCCGTCTTCCCCTGGGACAAGCTGGAGCCCTACAAGGCAACGGCCGCCGCGCACGCGGACGGCCTGGTCGACCTCTCCGTGGGCACGCCCGTCGACCCGGTGCCCGAGCTGATCCGGCAGGCGCTCGTGGCGGCCGCCGACTCCCCGGGCTACCCGACGGTGTGGGGCACCGCCGCGCTGCGCGACGCGATCGCCGGCTGGGCCGGCCGCCGCCTCGGCGCCGCCTCGGTCGGACACGCGAACATCCTGCCGGTGGTCGGCTCCAAGGAGCTGGTGGCCTGGCTGCCGACCCAGCTGGGCCTGGGCGCCGGCGACAAGGTCGCCTACCCGCGCCTGGCCTACCCGACGTACGAGGTCGGCGCGCGGCTGTGCGGCGCGGAGCCGGTGGTCTACGACGACCCGACCGAGCTGGACCCGGCGGGCGTCAAGCTGCTGTGGCTGAACTCGCCCTCGAACCCCACCGGCCGGGTCCTCCCCAAGGAAGACCTCGTCCGCATCGTGGCCTGGGCCCGCGAGCACGGCATCCTGATCTTCAGCGACGAGTGCTACCTGGAGCTCGGCTGGGAGGCCGAACCCGTCTCGGTGCTGCACCCCGACGTCTGCGGCGGCTCGTACGAGGGCCTGGTGGCCGTCCACTCCCTCTCCAAGCGCTCCAACCTGGCCGGCTACCGCGCCGCGTTCGTGCTCGGCGACTCCGCGGTGCTCGGCGAGCTGCTGCAGATCCGCAAGCACGGCGGCATGATGACCCCGGCCCCCGTACAGGCCGCCACGGCCGTGGCCCTCGGCGACGACGCGCACGTCGAGGTGCAGCGCGCCCGCTACGCGGCGCGCCGGGACGCACTGCGGGCCGCGCTGGAGGCGCACGGCTTCCGGATCGAGCACAGCGAGGCCAGCCTCTACCTGTGGGCGACCCGCGACGAGCCCTGCTGGGACACCGTCGCCCACCTCGCCGGACTCGGCATCCTGGTGGCGCCCGGCGACTTCTACGGCGAGGCCGGCGCCCGGTTCGTCCGCGTCGCCTTCACCGCGACCGACGAGCGCGTCGCGGCGGCGGTCAAGCGCCTCGGCTGA
- a CDS encoding FAD-binding oxidoreductase, with protein sequence MSTDTPLLARLRAVLPEPGDLLTDPEQLAAHTRDSAPFSEPGTPVAVALPRTADQVAAVLSATYELGVPVVPQGARTGLAGAANAVDGCVVLSTTRMNRIGQIDTANRLVRCEPGVTTKELADAVAAHGLCYPPDPASWERCTIGGNIATGAGGICCVKYGVTADYVLGLDLVLPDGRRLHTGRDTAKGVAGYDLTHLIVGSEGTLAVVVGATLALRPARPEALSLLAQFPTLTAAGDAVAAVIAAGHVPSALELLDRATSEAVAAYGGSLLKPGSAATLIVESDTADAARDLAAMGRLCTRAGALDVVAATTPEEARQVIEARRLVSPALGAFAATLGGKPTAFIEDVAVPRSELSKFVGTIEEIAARHRLRIFTLGHAGDGNLHPTVVFDESDPEEFRRAQIAYDDIMAAGLALGGTTTGEHGIGTLKRDWLARELDPVSLELQRGLKRLFDPKNLLNPGKVLDLSGPAGPALLPAPAAAAAGTTGAVRP encoded by the coding sequence ATGTCCACCGACACCCCCCTCCTCGCCCGCCTGCGCGCCGTACTCCCCGAACCCGGCGACCTGCTCACCGACCCCGAGCAGCTGGCCGCCCACACACGCGACTCGGCGCCCTTCTCCGAGCCCGGCACCCCCGTCGCCGTGGCCCTCCCGCGCACCGCCGACCAGGTCGCGGCCGTGCTGAGCGCGACGTACGAGCTCGGGGTGCCGGTGGTGCCGCAGGGCGCCCGTACCGGCCTCGCCGGCGCGGCCAACGCCGTCGACGGCTGCGTCGTCCTCAGCACCACCCGCATGAACCGCATCGGGCAGATCGACACCGCCAACCGCCTCGTGCGCTGCGAACCCGGCGTCACCACCAAGGAACTCGCCGACGCCGTCGCCGCACACGGCCTGTGCTACCCGCCCGACCCCGCCTCCTGGGAACGCTGCACCATCGGCGGGAACATCGCCACCGGCGCCGGCGGCATCTGCTGCGTCAAGTACGGCGTCACCGCCGACTACGTGCTCGGCCTCGACCTCGTCCTCCCCGACGGCCGCCGCCTGCACACCGGCCGCGACACCGCCAAGGGCGTCGCCGGATACGACCTCACCCACCTGATCGTCGGCTCCGAGGGCACCCTCGCCGTCGTCGTCGGCGCCACCCTCGCCCTGCGCCCCGCCCGCCCCGAGGCCCTCTCGCTGCTCGCGCAGTTCCCCACCCTGACCGCCGCCGGGGACGCCGTCGCGGCCGTCATCGCGGCCGGGCACGTGCCCTCCGCGCTGGAACTCCTGGACCGGGCCACCTCCGAGGCCGTCGCCGCGTACGGCGGCTCCCTCCTCAAGCCCGGCAGCGCCGCCACCCTCATCGTCGAGAGCGACACCGCCGACGCGGCCCGCGACCTCGCCGCGATGGGCCGGCTGTGCACCCGCGCCGGCGCCCTCGACGTGGTCGCCGCGACCACCCCCGAGGAGGCCCGGCAGGTCATCGAGGCCCGCCGCCTGGTCAGCCCCGCGCTCGGCGCGTTCGCCGCGACCCTCGGCGGCAAGCCGACCGCGTTCATCGAGGACGTCGCCGTCCCCCGCTCCGAACTGTCCAAGTTCGTCGGCACCATCGAGGAGATCGCGGCCCGCCACCGGCTGCGGATCTTCACCCTCGGACACGCCGGCGACGGAAACCTGCACCCCACCGTCGTCTTCGACGAGTCCGACCCGGAGGAGTTCCGCCGGGCACAGATCGCCTACGACGACATCATGGCCGCCGGCCTCGCACTCGGCGGCACCACCACCGGCGAGCACGGCATCGGCACCCTCAAGCGGGACTGGCTCGCCCGCGAACTCGACCCCGTCAGCCTGGAGCTCCAGCGCGGCCTCAAGCGCCTCTTCGACCCGAAGAACCTCCTCAACCCCGGCAAGGTCCTCGACCTGTCCGGGCCCGCCGGCCCTGCCCTGCTCCCGGCCCCCGCCGCGGCAGCCGCGGGCACCACCGGGGCGGTGCGCCCGTGA
- a CDS encoding cytochrome P450, which produces MTEVTSPIRPVSYARPARAGRAETLRFALTHTLPAFVRGIAAPRPRMVAAFGTLGQSGWSAATLRALRARHGGAPVKIRALSGDMLVLLDRSDIAQFFAEPVERLAMDAVDKVRMLEVLEPTGVICSHGALREARREVNDHALAPDRAVHPSCAEFLTVIAEECAAATASAVLEHDALKRILQRIGRRIVLGDRAAADEDLHRGLLRLREEANWLGMRKSRNPANERLYGQLAGRLVKYAAEAPAHTLVARAQSVPEGPEFPELDPVGQAHHWLLAVDALTPVIARTLTLLAAHPAEQDAARGDDTRMRACLQESLRLYPLVPDLVRVTRAETVWRGVSYPAGTHVLVPIGFHQRDPQTVPAAELFVPGRWLDREADGDTRMAPFSHGGGRCPGDRLGLLLGSAICRELLRGRRVSTPHPLNPCRPLPGTLPPSPLHLHPH; this is translated from the coding sequence GTGACCGAGGTGACCTCCCCGATCCGCCCCGTCTCGTACGCCCGACCCGCCCGGGCCGGCCGCGCCGAGACGCTGCGCTTCGCACTGACCCACACCCTGCCCGCCTTCGTCCGCGGGATCGCCGCCCCGCGGCCCCGGATGGTCGCCGCGTTCGGCACCCTCGGCCAGTCCGGCTGGTCCGCCGCCACCCTGCGGGCCCTGCGCGCCCGGCACGGCGGGGCGCCCGTGAAGATCCGGGCCCTGTCCGGGGACATGCTGGTCCTCCTCGACCGGTCGGACATCGCCCAGTTCTTCGCCGAACCCGTCGAACGCCTCGCCATGGACGCGGTCGACAAGGTGCGGATGCTGGAGGTCCTGGAACCCACCGGGGTGATCTGCTCGCACGGCGCGCTGCGCGAGGCCCGCCGCGAGGTCAACGACCATGCGCTGGCCCCCGACCGGGCCGTACACCCCTCGTGCGCCGAGTTCCTCACCGTGATCGCCGAGGAATGCGCCGCGGCGACCGCCTCCGCCGTCCTGGAACACGACGCGCTCAAGAGGATCCTGCAACGGATCGGCCGGCGGATCGTCCTCGGCGACCGGGCCGCCGCCGACGAGGACCTGCACCGCGGGCTGCTGCGGCTGCGCGAGGAAGCCAACTGGCTCGGCATGCGCAAGAGCCGCAACCCCGCCAACGAGCGGCTGTACGGGCAGCTCGCCGGCCGGCTGGTCAAGTACGCCGCCGAGGCCCCCGCGCACACCCTGGTCGCCCGCGCCCAGTCCGTGCCGGAGGGCCCGGAGTTCCCGGAACTGGACCCGGTCGGGCAGGCCCACCACTGGCTGCTCGCGGTCGACGCGCTCACCCCCGTCATCGCCCGGACCCTGACGCTGCTCGCCGCGCACCCGGCCGAACAGGACGCCGCGCGCGGCGACGACACCCGGATGCGTGCCTGCCTCCAGGAGTCGCTGCGGCTGTACCCCCTCGTGCCGGACCTGGTACGGGTCACCCGCGCGGAGACCGTCTGGCGCGGGGTGTCGTACCCCGCCGGCACGCACGTCCTCGTGCCCATCGGATTCCACCAGCGGGACCCGCAGACGGTGCCGGCGGCCGAACTCTTCGTGCCGGGGCGGTGGCTGGACCGGGAGGCGGACGGTGACACGCGGATGGCGCCGTTCAGTCATGGCGGGGGGAGGTGTCCCGGGGACCGGTTGGGGTTGCTGCTGGGGTCGGCGATCTGCCGCGAGCTGTTGCGCGGCCGCCGCGTCTCGACCCCCCACCCCCTCAACCCCTGCCGCCCCCTCCCCGGCACCCTCCCTCCCTCCCCCCTCCACCTCCACCCCCACTGA
- a CDS encoding GNAT family N-acetyltransferase, whose translation MEIIAGGRLEVRITRDDVGKRVSVRRLGPVQDGSRTFTDTVGVLTSWDKGVLLITRKDGESVRIPESSLVAGKVVPAAPARRRGPAAGFAELTRTCARAWPPVESEPLGEWTLRASGGFTRRANSALPLGDPGMPLEEALARVKAWYAERDLPAYVQAGTGAEGAQELLCAELEARGWVREVSAETRTAALAPIADVAADVSRVGLSRTCDEAWLARYQRFGTPGPEVVRVLSGGPSVWFARVEGAGGAVAIGRCVVDGRWAGFTAVEVAPESRRQGLATAVMAALARQALAEGASAAWLQVEADNAGARGLYDGLGFATHHTYHHFRAS comes from the coding sequence GTGGAAATCATTGCCGGTGGGCGTCTGGAAGTACGTATCACCCGGGATGACGTGGGAAAACGTGTCTCTGTGCGACGTCTCGGCCCTGTCCAGGACGGGTCGAGGACGTTCACTGACACGGTCGGTGTTCTCACATCCTGGGACAAGGGTGTGCTGCTGATCACACGGAAGGACGGCGAGTCCGTCCGCATCCCGGAATCTTCGCTGGTCGCGGGCAAGGTCGTGCCCGCGGCTCCGGCCCGGCGCCGGGGCCCGGCGGCCGGGTTCGCAGAGCTCACGCGGACCTGTGCGCGGGCCTGGCCGCCGGTCGAGAGCGAGCCGCTGGGCGAGTGGACGCTGCGCGCGTCCGGCGGCTTCACCCGCCGCGCCAACTCGGCGCTGCCGCTGGGCGACCCGGGGATGCCGCTGGAGGAAGCACTCGCGCGAGTGAAGGCCTGGTACGCGGAACGGGACCTTCCGGCGTACGTGCAGGCCGGTACCGGGGCCGAGGGCGCGCAGGAGCTGCTGTGCGCGGAGCTGGAGGCCCGCGGCTGGGTCCGCGAGGTGTCGGCCGAGACGCGGACCGCGGCCCTGGCCCCGATCGCCGACGTGGCCGCCGACGTCTCACGGGTCGGACTCTCGCGCACCTGCGACGAGGCGTGGCTGGCCCGCTACCAGCGGTTCGGCACACCCGGTCCGGAGGTCGTACGGGTGCTGTCCGGCGGGCCCTCGGTGTGGTTCGCGCGCGTCGAGGGAGCGGGCGGTGCGGTGGCCATCGGGCGCTGCGTGGTGGACGGCCGCTGGGCCGGTTTCACGGCGGTCGAGGTGGCCCCGGAGTCCCGCCGGCAGGGCCTGGCGACGGCCGTGATGGCGGCGCTGGCCCGGCAGGCGCTGGCGGAGGGCGCGTCGGCGGCCTGGCTCCAGGTGGAGGCGGACAACGCGGGGGCGCGCGGCCTGTACGACGGACTCGGCTTCGCCACGCACCACACGTACCACCACTTCCGGGCGTCGTGA
- the mshB gene encoding N-acetyl-1-D-myo-inositol-2-amino-2-deoxy-alpha-D-glucopyranoside deacetylase, whose amino-acid sequence MNGLPARRLLLVHAHPDDESINNGVTMAKYAAEGAHVALVTCTLGEEGEVIPPGLAHLTADRDDTLGSHRVGELAAAMAELGVSDHLFLGGPGRFRDSGMMGVPQNHRADAFWEADVDEAAAHLVEVIRRLRPQVLVAYDPNGGYGHPDHIQAHRVAMRAAELAAEPAYRRDLGDPHEIAKIYWNRVPRSVVEAGFARLRAKGEESPFAGIAEVDDVPGVVPDERITAEIGCEPEAAAYRAAKAAAMRAHATQIAVDGPFFALSNDLAQPLLAQEYYELVHGRPGVPAGQRERDLFAGTGA is encoded by the coding sequence ATGAACGGTCTTCCCGCCCGTCGTCTGCTCCTGGTGCACGCGCACCCGGACGACGAGTCCATCAACAATGGCGTCACCATGGCCAAGTACGCGGCCGAGGGTGCCCATGTCGCGCTGGTGACCTGCACGCTGGGCGAGGAGGGCGAGGTCATCCCGCCCGGGCTCGCCCACCTGACGGCCGACCGCGACGACACCCTCGGCAGCCACCGCGTCGGTGAACTCGCGGCGGCCATGGCCGAACTCGGTGTCTCCGACCACCTGTTCCTCGGCGGCCCCGGCCGCTTCCGGGACTCCGGGATGATGGGCGTGCCGCAGAACCACCGCGCCGACGCCTTCTGGGAGGCCGACGTGGACGAGGCGGCCGCCCACCTCGTCGAGGTGATCCGCCGGCTCCGCCCGCAGGTCCTCGTCGCGTACGACCCGAACGGCGGGTACGGGCACCCCGACCACATCCAGGCGCACCGCGTCGCGATGCGGGCCGCCGAACTCGCCGCGGAACCGGCGTACCGGCGCGACCTCGGCGACCCGCACGAGATCGCCAAGATCTACTGGAACCGGGTGCCGCGCTCGGTGGTCGAGGCCGGCTTCGCGCGGCTGCGGGCCAAGGGCGAGGAGTCGCCCTTCGCGGGCATCGCCGAGGTGGACGACGTGCCCGGCGTGGTGCCCGACGAGCGGATCACCGCCGAGATCGGCTGCGAGCCGGAGGCGGCCGCGTACCGGGCGGCCAAGGCCGCCGCGATGCGCGCGCACGCCACGCAGATCGCCGTCGACGGCCCCTTCTTCGCCCTCTCCAACGACCTGGCGCAGCCGCTGCTCGCGCAGGAGTACTACGAGCTGGTGCACGGGCGCCCCGGGGTGCCCGCCGGGCAGCGCGAGCGCGACCTCTTCGCCGGGACCGGCGCGTGA
- a CDS encoding transglutaminase-like domain-containing protein yields MSFRDRFAEEVRSERPDLALLCLLLAAEADPALGEHAVDEAQIELDRLAGMLPYGLHSPAAWASAVAELLGERCGFHGAPADYQRLESSLLHEVLRRRRGLPILLSVVWIEVARRAGAPVYGVALPGHFVVGFGEPAERVLADPFAGGRPLSPEDAELLVVSATGAPPDPSLLGPARPLEIVHRILNNIRSWAASRPEQSAVQLWALELALLIPSHPARLRYERAQLLVQRGEFLRGAAELESYAEVMNAIDPPAAAGIRHQAAAARAMLN; encoded by the coding sequence GTGAGCTTCCGGGACCGCTTCGCGGAGGAGGTCCGGTCGGAGCGGCCGGACCTGGCGCTGCTGTGCCTGCTGCTGGCGGCGGAGGCCGATCCGGCGCTCGGCGAACACGCCGTCGACGAGGCGCAGATCGAACTGGACCGGCTGGCCGGGATGCTCCCGTATGGGCTGCACAGCCCGGCGGCGTGGGCCTCGGCGGTGGCGGAGCTGCTGGGCGAGCGCTGCGGGTTCCACGGCGCGCCCGCGGACTACCAGCGGCTGGAGTCCTCGCTGCTGCACGAGGTGCTGCGGCGGCGGCGCGGGCTGCCGATCCTGCTGTCGGTGGTGTGGATCGAGGTGGCCCGGCGGGCCGGCGCGCCGGTGTACGGGGTGGCCCTGCCGGGGCACTTCGTCGTCGGGTTCGGGGAGCCGGCGGAGCGGGTGCTCGCGGACCCGTTCGCGGGCGGCCGCCCGCTGTCGCCCGAGGACGCGGAGCTGCTGGTGGTGAGCGCTACGGGGGCACCGCCCGACCCGTCGCTGCTGGGTCCGGCCCGGCCGCTGGAGATCGTGCACCGGATCCTGAACAACATCCGCTCCTGGGCGGCGTCGCGCCCCGAGCAGTCGGCGGTCCAGCTGTGGGCCCTGGAGCTGGCCCTGCTGATCCCCTCGCACCCGGCCCGGCTGCGCTACGAGCGGGCCCAGCTGCTGGTGCAGCGGGGCGAGTTCCTGCGGGGCGCGGCCGAACTGGAGTCGTACGCCGAGGTGATGAACGCGATCGACCCGCCGGCCGCGGCCGGCATCCGCCACCAGGCCGCTGCCGCCCGCGCCATGCTGAACTAG
- the fdxA gene encoding ferredoxin — protein sequence MTYVIAQPCVDVKDKACIEECPVDCIYEGQRSLYIHPDECVDCGACEPVCPVEAIFYEDDTPEEWKDYYKANVEFFDELGSPGGASKLGLIERDHPFIAALPADINPEH from the coding sequence GTGACCTACGTCATCGCGCAGCCTTGTGTCGACGTCAAGGACAAGGCGTGCATCGAGGAGTGCCCCGTCGACTGTATCTACGAGGGCCAGCGGTCCTTGTACATCCACCCGGACGAGTGCGTCGACTGTGGAGCCTGTGAGCCGGTGTGCCCGGTCGAGGCGATCTTCTACGAAGACGACACTCCGGAGGAGTGGAAGGACTACTACAAGGCGAACGTCGAGTTCTTCGACGAGCTCGGTTCGCCCGGTGGTGCCTCCAAGCTCGGCCTGATCGAGCGCGACCACCCCTTCATCGCGGCGCTTCCGGCGGACATCAACCCGGAGCACTGA
- a CDS encoding DUF6113 family protein, protein MSGPGKQRPGKGGSGNPANRNKSGNQGNSGGSGRNAPGAGSGAGAGAGKQSGGATRAHAAGGHTASARSAGPGPGGLMTGRPTAAGTALFLLLLLVGALTGIAGGLVVGAWPPFGAALCLLATACCFLGGRIAMRGSLGVAATALGWFAVLMVFVSPRPEGDNLYAATTGTYVYMLGGIVAAVMCATLQGPAGRPVPAARPGG, encoded by the coding sequence GTGAGCGGCCCCGGGAAGCAGCGGCCGGGCAAGGGCGGCTCCGGCAACCCGGCCAACCGGAACAAAAGCGGTAATCAGGGCAACTCGGGTGGCTCCGGCCGGAATGCGCCCGGCGCGGGCTCCGGAGCGGGCGCGGGCGCGGGGAAGCAGTCGGGGGGCGCGACGCGCGCCCACGCCGCGGGCGGGCACACCGCGTCCGCGCGCTCCGCCGGCCCCGGGCCGGGCGGCCTGATGACCGGCCGGCCCACCGCCGCCGGAACCGCCCTCTTCCTGCTCCTGCTCCTGGTCGGCGCCCTCACCGGCATCGCCGGGGGACTGGTCGTCGGCGCCTGGCCGCCGTTCGGTGCGGCGCTCTGCCTGCTGGCCACCGCCTGCTGCTTCCTCGGCGGCCGGATCGCGATGCGCGGCAGCCTCGGGGTCGCCGCCACCGCCCTGGGCTGGTTCGCCGTACTGATGGTCTTCGTCTCGCCGCGGCCCGAGGGCGACAACCTCTACGCGGCCACGACCGGCACGTACGTGTACATGTTGGGCGGGATCGTGGCGGCTGTGATGTGTGCCACCCTGCAGGGCCCCGCCGGGCGTCCGGTTCCAGCCGCCAGGCCCGGCGGATGA